Proteins encoded within one genomic window of Gambusia affinis linkage group LG23, SWU_Gaff_1.0, whole genome shotgun sequence:
- the fgf6b gene encoding fibroblast growth factor 6b, whose product MAIAQRCHYSMRSGAETHWTLPAVIVLWTSLWAIASSFPTPNRTNATLIERKWETLFSRSYLGVNGGRSQLNWQSDYLQGIKRVRRLYCNVGIGFHLQVLPDGRISGVHSETPYSLIEISTVDRGVISLFGVRSQLFVAMNSRGRLYGTSHFKDECKFKETLLPNNYNAYESFVYKGFHIGLSKHGRVKRGNKATTAMTVTHFLPRL is encoded by the exons ATGGCCATTGCGCAAAGGTGTCACTACAGCATGCGCAGCGGGGCCGAGACGCACTGGACGCTGCCAGCAGTTATTGTTCTGTGGACTTCTCTGTGGGCAATCGCTTCCTCTTTCCCGACCCCGAACAGGACTAACGCCACTTTGATAGAAAGGAAGTGGGAGACGCTTTTCTCCCGCTCCTATCTGGGTGTAAACGGGGGCAGATCGCAGCTGAACTGGCAGAGCGACTACTTGCAGGGCATCAAAAGAGTGCGGCGACTGTACTGCAACGTGGGCATTGGGTTTCACCTGCAGGTGCTCCCGGATGGCAGGATAAGCGGTGTGCACAGTGAAACCCCATACA GTCTGATCGAGATCTCCACCGTGGACCGAGGGGTGATCAGCCTGTTCGGGGTGAGGAGTCAGCTGTTTGTCGCAATGAACAGCAGAGGAAGGTTGTACGGAACG AGCCACTTCAAGGACGAGTGCAAGTTCAAGGAGACGCTGCTGCCGAACAACTACAACGCCTACGAGTCTTTTGTTTACAAGGGCTTCCACATCGGCCTGAGCAAACACGGCCGGGTAAAGCGAGGCAACAAGGCGACCACCGCCATGACTGTCACACATTTCCTCCCGCGACTATGA
- the fgf23 gene encoding fibroblast growth factor 23, whose protein sequence is MDVSKRPGMRDTVLALLLAVLQGLPIGEASPNPSPLAGSNWGNPRRYVHLQTSTELNTFYLEIRLDGSVRRATSMTSYSVILLKAETRERVAIFGVKSNRYLCMDSEGNPYTSSVCLREECLFNHKLLENNRDIYYSTRNSILFNLEGSRQVYAVGQNLPQTALFLPKKNTVPLERLLLHRGKRNQVVDPSDPQNALTRQTEDGSDSRAVREDDGDLEVEVETEVGDDGVVSRETPQQGPSNHDPWNVQSSRQASPWSTGTLG, encoded by the exons atgGACGTCAGCAAGCGACCGGGGATGAGGGACACAGTACTGGCGCTCCTCCTCGCCGTCCTGCAGGGTCTTCCCATCGGGGAAGCCTCTCCGAACCCGTCCCCGCTGGCTGGATCCAACTGGGGGAACCCGAGGAGATACGTCCACCTGCAGACCTCCACCGAGCTCAACACCTTCTACCTGGAGATCAGGCTGGACGGCTCGGTGCGCAGAGCCACGTCCATGACGTCATACA gtGTAATTCTACTGAAGGCTGAAACACGGGAGCGCGTGGCTATCTTCGGAGTGAAAAGCAACCGCTACTTGTGTATGGATTCAGAGGGCAACCCCTACACCTCG TCTGTTTGTCTCAGGGAGGAATGTTTGTTCAACCACAAGCTTCTGGAGAACAACCGTGACATATACTACTCCACCCGGAACAGCATCCTATTCAACCTGGAGGGCTCCCGGCAGGTGTACGCAGTTGGCCAGAATCTGCCGCAGACCGCCCTCTTCCTGCCGAAGAAGAACACGGTGCCTCTGGAGCGCCTCCTGCTGCACAGGGGGAAGAGGAATCAAGTGGTGGACCCCTCAGACCCACAAAACGCCCTCACTCGGCAGACCGAGGACGGCTCGGACTCCAGGGCTGTGCGAGAGGACGATGGAGAcctggaggtggaggtggagacTGAGGTTGGGGACGACGGGGTCGTATCCAGGGAGACGCCGCAACAGGGGCCGTCCAACCACGACCCCTGGAACGTGCAGTCTTCCAGACAGGCTAGCCCCTGGAGCACCGGCACCTTGGGATGA